The following proteins are encoded in a genomic region of Oncorhynchus keta strain PuntledgeMale-10-30-2019 chromosome 6, Oket_V2, whole genome shotgun sequence:
- the LOC127930837 gene encoding basic salivary proline-rich protein 4-like yields the protein MTVSGAGQAQGRSGPGTGKEQARPREGAGQAQGRSGPGPGKERARPREGAGQAQGRSGPGPGKERARPREGAGQAQGRSGPGPGKERARPREGAGQAPGRSGPGPGKERARPREGAGQAQGRSGPGPGKERARPREGAGQAQGRSGPGPGKERARPREGAGQAQGRSGPGPGKERARPREGAGQAQGRSRPGLGKEKARPREGAGQAQGRSRPGPGKERARPREGAGQAPGRSGPGPGKERARPREGAGQAQGRSGPGPGKERARPREGAGQAQGRSGPGPGKERARPREGAGQAQGRSGPGPGKERARPREGAGQAQGRSRPGPGKERARPREGAGQAQGRSRPGPGKERARPREGAGQAQGRSEPGPGKEQARPREGAGQAQGRSRPGPGKERARPREGAGQAQGRSGPGPGKERARPREGAGQARPREGASQAQGRSRPGPGKEQARPREGAGQAQGRSRPGPGKERARPREVL from the coding sequence ATGACTGTGAGTGGAGCAGGCCAGGCCCAGGGAAGGAGCGGGCCAGGCACCGGGAAGGAGCAGGCCAGGCCCAGGGAAGGAGCGGGCCAGGCCCAGGGAAGGAGCGGGCCAGGCCCAGGGAAGGAGCGGGCCAGGCCCAGGGAAGGAGCGGGCCAGGCCCAGGGAAGGAGCGGGCCAGGCCCAGGGAAGGAGCGGGCCAGGCCCAGGGAAGGAGCGGGCCAGGCCCAGGGAAGGAGCGGGCCAGGCCCAGGGAAGGAGCGGGCCAGGCCCAGGGAAGGAGCGGGCCAGGCACCGGGAAGGAGCGGGCCAGGCCCAGGGAAGGAGCGGGCCAGGCCCAGGGAAGGAGCGGGCCAGGCCCAGGGAAGGAGCGGGCCAGGCCCAGGGAAGGAGCGGGCCAGGCCCAGGGAAGGAGCGGGCCAGGCCCAGGGAAGGAGCGGGCCAGGCCCAGGGAAGGAGCGGGCCAGGCCCAGGGAAGGAGCGGGCCAGGCCCAGGGAAGGAGCGGGCCAGGCCCAGGGAAGGAGCGGGCCAGGCCCAGGGAAGGAGCAGGCCAGGCCCAGGGAAGGAGCAGGCCAGGCCTAGGGAAGGAGAAGGCCAGGCCCAGGGAAGGAGCGGGCCAGGCCCAGGGAAGGAGCAGGCCAGGCCCAGGGAAGGAGCGGGCCAGGCCCAGGGAAGGAGCGGGCCAGGCACCGGGAAGGAGCGGGCCAGGCCCAGGGAAGGAGCGGGCCAGGCCCAGGGAAGGAGCGGGCCAGGCCCAGGGAAGGAGCGGGCCAGGCCCAGGGAAGGAGCGGGCCAGGCCCAGGGAAGGAGCGGGCCAGGCCCAGGGAAGGAGCGGGCCAGGCCCAGGGAAGGAGCGGGCCAGGCCCAGGGAAGGAGCGGGCCAGGCCCAGGGAAGGAGCGGGCCAGGCCCAGGGAAGGAGCGAGCCAGGCCCAGGGAAGGAGCGGGCCAGGCCCAGGGAAGGAGCAGGCCAGGCCCAGGGAAGGAGCGAGCCAGGCCCAGGGAAGGAGCAGGCCAGGCCCAGGGAAGGAGCAGGCCAGGCCCAGGGAAGGAGCGAGCCAGGCCCAGGGAAGGAGCAGGCCAGGCCCAGGGAAGGAGCGAGCCAGGCCCAGGGAAGGAGCAGGCCAGGCCCAGGGAAGGAGCGGGCCAGGCCCAGGGAAGGAGCAGGCCAGGCCCAGGGAAGGAGCGGGCCAGGCCCAGGGAAGGAGCGGGCCAGGCCCAGGGAAGGAGCGGGCCAGGCCCAGGGAAGGAGCGGGCCAGGCCCAGGGAAggagcaggccaggccaggcccagGGAAGGAGCGAGCCAGGCCCAGGGAAGGAGCAGGCCAGGCCCAGGGAAGGAGCAGGCCAGGCCCAGGGAAGGAGCGGGCCAGGCCCAGGGAAGGAGCAGGCCAGGCCCAGGGAAGGAGCGAGCCAGGCCCAGGGAAGTGTTATAG